The Acidimicrobiales bacterium genome window below encodes:
- a CDS encoding NADH-ubiquinone oxidoreductase-F iron-sulfur binding region domain-containing protein, with protein sequence MFPAHQAGRDLAGHVAAHGPVPLPHRHDASWSAALVDAVRSSGLTGRGGGGFPTARKWDVVQGRRGRPTVIVNAMEGEPASRKDRALLDVAPHLVLDGAELVAMAVSAREITVCVADDRDDSAQRVRAALAERVAAGLMRTPGSVVRPPGRYITGEESALAAWLAGGFAHPQFRAAKGVPLSVGRRSILVHNAETLAHVALVARHGPEWFRAVGTPDAPGTCLVSASGAVDRPGVYEVELGTTIDAILRRVGHQPVGGVLVGGYGGSWLAPERLGTPYAPGPLAAVGASVGAGVLVALPASSCGVAETARVATYMADESAGQCGPCIFGLHAVAGDLVDLARADGDRHTLARLRHRLGEVEGRGACRHPDGVVRMVRSALDVFATDFAEHGRRRPCRAWSAAPVLPVPPSAVDAVRHGRPRGR encoded by the coding sequence GTGTTTCCCGCCCACCAGGCGGGCCGTGACCTGGCCGGCCATGTCGCCGCCCACGGCCCGGTGCCGCTCCCGCACCGCCACGACGCCAGCTGGTCGGCGGCCCTGGTGGACGCGGTGCGCTCGTCGGGGCTCACCGGCCGGGGCGGTGGCGGCTTTCCCACGGCCCGGAAATGGGACGTGGTCCAGGGTCGCCGGGGACGGCCGACCGTGATCGTCAACGCCATGGAAGGCGAGCCGGCCAGCCGCAAGGACCGGGCGCTGCTCGACGTGGCCCCGCACCTCGTGCTCGACGGCGCCGAGCTCGTGGCCATGGCCGTGTCGGCGCGCGAGATCACGGTGTGCGTGGCCGACGACCGCGACGACAGCGCCCAGCGCGTGCGCGCTGCGCTGGCCGAGCGCGTGGCGGCCGGGCTGATGCGCACACCCGGCAGTGTGGTGCGGCCGCCCGGGCGCTACATCACGGGCGAGGAGTCGGCACTGGCGGCCTGGCTCGCCGGGGGCTTCGCCCATCCCCAGTTCCGTGCGGCCAAGGGCGTGCCCCTGTCGGTCGGGCGCCGGTCGATCCTGGTCCACAACGCCGAGACCCTCGCCCACGTCGCCCTCGTGGCCCGGCACGGACCGGAATGGTTCCGCGCCGTGGGCACGCCCGACGCGCCCGGCACGTGCCTCGTCTCGGCCTCGGGTGCGGTGGACCGTCCCGGCGTCTACGAGGTGGAGCTGGGGACGACGATCGACGCCATCCTGCGCCGCGTCGGCCACCAGCCGGTCGGCGGCGTCCTGGTCGGGGGGTACGGTGGTTCGTGGCTGGCGCCCGAGCGCCTGGGCACGCCGTACGCGCCGGGGCCCCTGGCCGCCGTCGGGGCCTCCGTGGGCGCCGGTGTGCTGGTCGCCCTACCGGCCTCGTCGTGCGGTGTGGCCGAGACGGCACGTGTGGCCACGTACATGGCCGACGAGAGCGCCGGGCAGTGCGGGCCGTGCATCTTCGGCCTGCACGCCGTGGCCGGGGACCTGGTCGACCTGGCGCGCGCCGACGGCGATCGCCACACCCTCGCCCGCCTCCGCCACCGGTTGGGCGAGGTGGAGGGCCGGGGCGCCTGCCGTCACCCCGACGGCGTCGTCCGTATGGTGCGCAGTGCCCTCGATGTGTTCGCCACGGACTTCGCCGAGCACGGCCGGCGCCGCCCGTGCCGGGCCTGGAGCGCGGCGCCGGTCCTCCCCGTGCCGCCATCGGCCGTCGACGCCGTGCGCCACGGGCGACCACGGGGGAGGTGA